Below is a genomic region from Granulibacter bethesdensis CGDNIH1.
CAGCGTATCGCGTTCGGCAGAAACGGGCAGGATGGCAGCAGCGGCTTCTTCCCCCAGCAGCGCGGCGATGCGTGCCTGCGGGGTGGCGGCGGGAAGGTCAAAGATTTCCCGGCCATCGATTTCACAGCGGAACGCGACATGGGGGGCAGAGAAAGCCAGCCGCCGCACGGCGATTTCGGCCTGATCGGCCTCACTGCGAGGTGTTTTAAGAAATTTGCGGCGGGCGGGGGTCGCAAAAAACAGATCCCGCACCACAATGCGGGTTCCTTGTGGACCGGAGGCCGGTATGACCGCTCCAACGCGGCCCCCTTCAACGGTGATACTGTGGGCATGGTCACAGGCGGCGGTGCGACTGGTGATGCTCAGCCGTCCGGCGGCCCCGATAGAGGGCAGGGCCTCCCCCCTGAAACCCAGTGTGGCGATGCGGATCAGTGAGTCGTCGGTCAGTTTGGAGGTGGCATGACGCTGGATAGCCAGAGCCAACTCCTCCTCCGTCATGCCGCTGCCATCGTCCCGAACCTCGATCCGCGTGATGCCGCCGCCTTCCAGCGCCACGACGATGCGGGTCGCTCCGGCATCCAGGGCGTTTTCCACCAGCTCCTTCACCACGGCGGCGGGACGCTCAATCACTTCGCCGGCGGCGATGCGGTTGATCGTCGTATCCGACAGCAGGCGGATGCGCGGCGAGAGGGAGGGAGCGGCAGAGTCTGTCATGGATCGGATAATAGACCGAAACGGCCCGATCCAGAAGAAACCGGCTCAGAAGATCCCGAGGAAGCTGCTTTTTTTCTGCGGGGTCTGTGTGGTGGCAGTTGTCGGAGGCGGGGGAACCGTGATGCCCTTCTGACGCAGGCGGGCGGCTTCCTCGGCAGCGTTCAGCGTGGTGGGGACGGTATCGTCCTGCCAGAACATCAGCTTGTCCATCAGACCGGATTTTTTGGTCTGCCCGGGTAAGGGCTCGGCCTGCATAGGCTGCGGCTGTCTGGCCGGACCGGCGGCACTCAGCAGGGCCTTTTGTCCAGACCTGGCCGTGGTGCCCGGATCGGCCAGCGCTGCGGAAGGACTCAGCGCGGCTTCAGCGCTGATCTGCTCATTCTGTTCCTGCGGACGAGGCGCACCGGGGCGCGGTGGCTGCAACGGCCCGTCCAGAGTGGGGGGAATGTCCAGCGGCGCGCGGGTCGTGACCTTGAATTCATCGGGCGCATCGTGCACCAGCCCGAACGTGCGGAGCGTGCTTTCGCCGCAGCCGGAAACAGAGCAAAGGATTGCAATGGCGGAAAGGGAGCGGAACAGTCTTGTGCAGCAGGCAGTCGGGCGGCGCGGAAATGTGGTCATGGGTGCAGTGCTCATCATCCGGGCTGGGTCACGGCACTGGCGGCCGGGACTGGCGCATTCTTGAGAGGGAAGAATAGCGGGAACGATGCCGTCTGTCTGCACCGGCCATGCCATAACGGGGCTATATCAGCCTTCTCCGGTTCGGGTTTCCCTTTGGGTCCGCCCGATCAGCGTATCGATAATCAGCAGGGCAACGCCGATCACAATGGCTGCGTCGGCCACGTTGAACACAAACCATGACAACTCGCCTACATGCGCATGGATGAAGTCTACGACCGCGCCGAAGCGGAACCGATCAATCACATTCCCGATCGCCCCGCCGCCGATCATCCCCAGCGCGATGGCAATCAGCCGGTTTTCCGCACGCCGCATCCACAGCAGCAATCCGGCGACGATCAGGATCGCTCCGCCGCCCAGTATCCAGATACCGGCAGGCCCAAACCCGTTCAGCAGGCCGAAAGTGACCCCCCGGTTCCATACCATGGTCAGGTTCAGGACGGGCAGCAGCACAATCTGATGTTTCTCCGGCAAGTTTACCGTTTCGAGGATGAACCATTTGCTGCCCTGATCGGCCAACAGCACGATGAGGGCGGCAAGAATACCGATCGGCATATAGAATCCCGGAAACCGCCGTGCTTTCTCGGCGGCTCCGGCGCGGCGGAGGGCGGCAATGCTGCTCATGACGTCGTATCCTTCGCCTCTTCCTGTAACCCCGATTTCAAGCGCTGCGGCAGATCAGACCGCTCTCGACCGCATCCGCGCAGCGTACACACAGGGCCGGGTGGGCGGCAATGCTGCCGACTTCCGGAAGGACTTTCCAGCAGCGCGCGCATTTCCGGCCGGGCGCGCGGGTGATGGAGACCTCCATCTGCGTACCATCCAGCACGCCTTTGCTGGCTCCATCGGCATCGCGGGTAGGATCATAGACCTGTTCCAGCGCCGAGACGATGGTGATGTCCGCCCAGTCCGCTTCCGACAGTAAATCCATTTCCTCCAGCGATAGCGGCAGGCGGACGGCAGCCTGAAGAGAGGCACCGATCTGATTGGCCCGGCGGGCTTCCTCGATCGGCGCTGTAACGCGGCGACGGATGCTGCGGATTTCCTCCCAGCGCCGGGCAAGAACCGGATCGTGCCAGTGATGCGGCAGGGTGGGCAGGGTCTGGAGATGCACACTGTCCTGCTCGCCGAAGCGGGCGGTCCAGGCTTCCTCGGCCGTGAACACCAGCACGGGAGCCAGCCAGATGGTCAGGCAGCGATGCAGATGATCCAGCACAGTCCGCGTGGCGCGGCGACGCGGGCTGTCGGTGCGGTCGCAGTAGAGCACGTCTTTGCGGATATCGAAATAGAAGGCGGATAGATCGGTGGCGCAGAAATTGTGCAGGTCCGGGTAAAGTCCGGTCCAGTCATGGCTTTCCACCGCCTGCCGGAAGCGTGTGTCCAGTTCGGTGAGGCGATGCAGCACCCAGCGCTCCAGCTCCGGCATGTCTGCTTCTCTGACGCGTTCGGCTTCTTCAAACCCGTCGAGGCTGCCCAGAATCCATCGCAGCGTGTTGCGCAGGCGGCGATACAGTTCGCCCTGCTGCTTCAGGATTTCCTTGCCTATCCGCAGATCGTCCCGCGTGTCGGAGGACATGACCCACAGCCGGAGAATATCCGCGCCATACTGGTCGATCACTTCCTGCGGCGCGGTGACGTTGCCGAGGGACTTGCTCATTTTCCGTCCCTGCTCGTCCAGCACGAAGCCATGCGTCAGCACCGCTTCGAACGGAGCCGATCCGCGCGTGCCGACGGCTTCCAGCAGGGAAGACTGGAACCAGCCGCGATGCTGGTCGGAGCCTTCCAGATACAGATCGGCCGGCCATTTCATGTCCCGTGCTTCCAGCACGAAAGCATGGGTGGAGCCGCTTTCGAACCAGACATCGATCACGTCGAACACCTGTTCGTAATCCTCGGGATTGCGATCATTGCCGAGGAAGCGGGAAGGCGGAGAGGAATACCATGCATCGGCCCCTTCCTCCCGGAAGGCGGAGACGATGCGCTCCATCACGGTGGCGTCACGCAGCACCTGTCCGGTGGCTTTTTCCACAAATACGGCGATGGGTACGCCCCAGGCGCGCTGGCGGCTGATGCACCAGTCCGGGCGGTTGGCGACCATGGAGCCGATCCGGTTGCGGCCCTGATCGGGGATGAAGCGGGTACGGTCGATCTCGGCCAGAGCCTGCCCGCGTATGTCTTCCGACCCGTCCATGCGGATGAACCATTGCGGCGTGGCGCGATAGATCAGCGGTGCTTTGGAACGCCATGAATGCGGATAGGAATGCACCAGCGTGCTGCGGGCCAGCAGCATGCCCGCTTCCGACAATGCGGCGCAGACCGGCTCGGCGGCCTTGTAGACATGCAGGCCGGCAAACAGGGGAACGTGTTTGTAGTAGGTGCCGTCATCCCCCACCGTTTCCGGCACCTCGATGCCATGGGCGCGGCCGAGCTGGAAATCTTCCTCGCCATGGGCGGGGGCGGTGTGCACCAGCCCGGTGCCTTGCTCGGTGGTGACGTGATCGCCCGGCAGCAGGGGAACATCGAACTCGTAACCTCGGCCACGTAGAGGATGGGCGGCGATGGCACCTTCCAGCGCAGCCCCTTTGAACTGGCGCAGCACGCGATGCTCCGTGAGACCGGCGGCAGCCAGAGTTTGCGGCAGCAGGGCTTCCGCGACAATCAGGATTTCAGTCCCGCCGGAGCCGGTGGGAATCTCCACCAGCACGTAATCGATCTCCGGCCCGTAGGCGACGGCGCGGCTGCCCGGCATGGTCCATGGCGTGGTGGTCCAGATCACCACATAGGCCCCGATCAGATCAGCCTCGCGAGCGCTGAGCACCGGGTAGCGGACATGAATCGTGGTGCTGGTATGGTCGTGATACTCGATTTCGGCCTCTGCCAGAGCGGTTTTCTCGACCGGACTCCACATCACCGGGCGCAGGCCGCGATACAGTGCTCCATTCAGCAGGAATTTGCCGATCTCGCCCGCAATGGCGGCCTCGGAGCCGAAATCCATGGTGGCGTAGCGATTGGCCCAGTCGGCCTCCACCCCCAGACGGCGGAATTCGGCAGACTGGATATCGAGCCATTTGCGGGCGTAATCGCGGCATTCGGCGCGGAATTGAAGAACCGGCACCTCATCCTTGTTGCGGCCCGATTTGCGATATTCTTCCTCGATCTTCCACTCGATCGGCAGGCCATGGCAGTCCCAGCCGGGCACATAGGCGGCATCGTATCCGGCCATCTGCCGGGCGCGGTTGATCACGTCCTTCAGAATTTTGTTCAGGGCGTGGCCGATATGCAGATGTCCGTTGGCGTAGGGGGGGCCGTCATGCAGCACGAACGGCTCCGCCCCGATGCGGGCATCACGCAGCTTCCGCCCCAGCCCCATCGCCTCCCAGCGCGCGAGAATGCCCGGCTCTTTCTTCGGCAGGTCCCCGCGCATGGGGAAGGAGGTCGCCGGCAGGAAAACCGAGTTCCGGTAATCCGCGGTCTGGTTCTCTTGGGTCTGGGGATCGCTCTGGTCTTGACTATGAGACATGATGGTCCGCCGCTGGAGGGCCGCCAGGATACGGCCCGGAAAGAAAAGAAGAAAATGGAAATCGCCGCGTCTGGCTGGCCGTCGCAACAGGGCACGCAGGCAGGTGCCCGGGCGGCCAGCTACCTAATTCGCAGGCGGGGTCGGGTGGAGATGGACTGAAACGGTCTGGACGACATGGCTGCATTCTGCATCGGGGGGCGGACTATGCTTGGCGCGCAGGAAGCTGGTCAAGCAGCTTCCGTGCTTCAGTCGCATCCTGGGCAATCTGGCCGCGTAGATCATCCAGCCCGGCGAATTTTCGTTCCGCCCTTAAAAATGCGTGCAGGCTGACAGTGATATCCTGATCGTACAGATCACCGCTGAAGTCGAACAGATGTGCTTCCAGCCTGCTTTCCGGCCCTTCATTGACGGTCGGGCGACGGCCGATATTGGCAACACCCGGATATTCGGTGCCGTCAGGCAACCGGGCCGTGACGGCATAGACGCCGCGGGCCGGCTCCAGATGCCGACCGAAGGGGATATTTGCCGTGGGAAAGCCGATGGTGCGTCCGCGTTTGTCCCCGTGCGAGACGATGCCGCGGATTCCCCATGGCCGCCCGAGCAACTGTGCCGCACGCTCCGGATAGCCATCCTGCAACAGGCGGCGGATGCGGGTGGAGGAGAGTGGCCCTTCTGCATCCATGACGGGCGGTACAATGGTCAGCCCGATCCCCAGCGCCTCGCTGCGGGTGGAGAGCAGGGTGATATCGCCGCCGCGTCGGTGGCCGAAGGCGAAATCGGCCCCGCAGGCCAGATGTTTTGCATCCAGCCCGGCCAGCAGAACGCCGGAGATGAATTCCTCGGCTTCCATCAGGCTGAAAGCCTCGTCGAAGGCCAGTTCCACCACCCATGTCACGCCCAGCCGTGCCAGCGCATCGGCGCGCTCGGCAGAGAGGGTCAGGCGGAAGGGCGGATCATAGGGACGGAAGAACTCCCGCGGATGCG
It encodes:
- a CDS encoding DUF3035 domain-containing protein — encoded protein: MTTFPRRPTACCTRLFRSLSAIAILCSVSGCGESTLRTFGLVHDAPDEFKVTTRAPLDIPPTLDGPLQPPRPGAPRPQEQNEQISAEAALSPSAALADPGTTARSGQKALLSAAGPARQPQPMQAEPLPGQTKKSGLMDKLMFWQDDTVPTTLNAAEEAARLRQKGITVPPPPTTATTQTPQKKSSFLGIF
- the lspA gene encoding signal peptidase II gives rise to the protein MSSIAALRRAGAAEKARRFPGFYMPIGILAALIVLLADQGSKWFILETVNLPEKHQIVLLPVLNLTMVWNRGVTFGLLNGFGPAGIWILGGGAILIVAGLLLWMRRAENRLIAIALGMIGGGAIGNVIDRFRFGAVVDFIHAHVGELSWFVFNVADAAIVIGVALLIIDTLIGRTQRETRTGEG
- the ileS gene encoding isoleucine--tRNA ligase, whose translation is MSHSQDQSDPQTQENQTADYRNSVFLPATSFPMRGDLPKKEPGILARWEAMGLGRKLRDARIGAEPFVLHDGPPYANGHLHIGHALNKILKDVINRARQMAGYDAAYVPGWDCHGLPIEWKIEEEYRKSGRNKDEVPVLQFRAECRDYARKWLDIQSAEFRRLGVEADWANRYATMDFGSEAAIAGEIGKFLLNGALYRGLRPVMWSPVEKTALAEAEIEYHDHTSTTIHVRYPVLSAREADLIGAYVVIWTTTPWTMPGSRAVAYGPEIDYVLVEIPTGSGGTEILIVAEALLPQTLAAAGLTEHRVLRQFKGAALEGAIAAHPLRGRGYEFDVPLLPGDHVTTEQGTGLVHTAPAHGEEDFQLGRAHGIEVPETVGDDGTYYKHVPLFAGLHVYKAAEPVCAALSEAGMLLARSTLVHSYPHSWRSKAPLIYRATPQWFIRMDGSEDIRGQALAEIDRTRFIPDQGRNRIGSMVANRPDWCISRQRAWGVPIAVFVEKATGQVLRDATVMERIVSAFREEGADAWYSSPPSRFLGNDRNPEDYEQVFDVIDVWFESGSTHAFVLEARDMKWPADLYLEGSDQHRGWFQSSLLEAVGTRGSAPFEAVLTHGFVLDEQGRKMSKSLGNVTAPQEVIDQYGADILRLWVMSSDTRDDLRIGKEILKQQGELYRRLRNTLRWILGSLDGFEEAERVREADMPELERWVLHRLTELDTRFRQAVESHDWTGLYPDLHNFCATDLSAFYFDIRKDVLYCDRTDSPRRRATRTVLDHLHRCLTIWLAPVLVFTAEEAWTARFGEQDSVHLQTLPTLPHHWHDPVLARRWEEIRSIRRRVTAPIEEARRANQIGASLQAAVRLPLSLEEMDLLSEADWADITIVSALEQVYDPTRDADGASKGVLDGTQMEVSITRAPGRKCARCWKVLPEVGSIAAHPALCVRCADAVESGLICRSA
- a CDS encoding bifunctional riboflavin kinase/FAD synthetase, yielding MRIITDWRHIPPEARGASVALGNFDGVHLGHEAVIRAAHAARPTAPLMALTFEPHPREFFRPYDPPFRLTLSAERADALARLGVTWVVELAFDEAFSLMEAEEFISGVLLAGLDAKHLACGADFAFGHRRGGDITLLSTRSEALGIGLTIVPPVMDAEGPLSSTRIRRLLQDGYPERAAQLLGRPWGIRGIVSHGDKRGRTIGFPTANIPFGRHLEPARGVYAVTARLPDGTEYPGVANIGRRPTVNEGPESRLEAHLFDFSGDLYDQDITVSLHAFLRAERKFAGLDDLRGQIAQDATEARKLLDQLPARQA